The Syntrophorhabdaceae bacterium sequence CGCGAGAAAAGCCTCGAGCACGGGTTTGGTCTCGGGGTTCAGGAACTTGGCGCGGGCCGCCTCGTCATAGTCGAAGGTATCGGTAAAATAGACGGAGGCCATGGCGGCCATCTCCTTCAGGGTTTTTGCCCGCTCCTTGAGGAGGGAGACCACTGCGGCGAGCCTTTTCCCGTCCCCCGTGTCGATGTCCATCTTGTCGAGAAAGGGGCGAAGCCGCTCCACTACCGTCGGCTCGGGCAGGGTTTTCATATAGTGGCCGTTCAGCCAGGTGAGCTTTTCCAGGTCGAAGATGGAGGGTGATTTCCCCACGTTTTTGAGATCGAAGAGCTCGAACATCTCCTCTTTCGTGAATATCTCCTGATCTCCATGGGCCCATCCCAGGCGGGCGAGGTAGTTGATGAAGGCCTCGGGATGGAAGCCCTCGTCCTTGTAGTCGATGAGGTTGGTGGCCCCGTGGCGCTTGCTCAGGCGCGCCTTGTCCTTTCCATGGATGAGGGGCACGTGGGCGAATTTGGGGATGGGGTAGCCCAGGGCCTCGTAGATCACCACCTGGCGCGGCGTATTGTTGATATGGTCGTCGCCCCGGATGATGTGGGTGATGCCCATGAGCGCGTCGTCGATCACCACCGTAAAGTTATAGGTGGGCGTGTTGTCGGAACGGAAGATGACGAGGTCGTCGAGCTCTTCACAGTTGAAGCTGATGGGGCCGCGCACGAGGTCGTCGAACGAGACGGTCCCGGTAATGGGCGTCTTGAAGCGGATGACAAAGGGCTTATCCGCAGACTGGTCCGGCGGCAGGTCGCGGCAGGTCCGGTCATAGGCGGGTTTCTTCCCCTGGCCGAGTGCGATCGCGCGCTTCTGCTCGA is a genomic window containing:
- the gltX gene encoding glutamate--tRNA ligase, with the protein product MIKTRFAPSPTGNLHIGGARTALFNWLFARHYKGVFVLRIEDTDVERSKEEYVTAILDGLEWLGIDWDEGPLYQKDRMDLYHDLAYKLLETGHAYKCYCSPEVLEQKRAIALGQGKKPAYDRTCRDLPPDQSADKPFVIRFKTPITGTVSFDDLVRGPISFNCEELDDLVIFRSDNTPTYNFTVVIDDALMGITHIIRGDDHINNTPRQVVIYEALGYPIPKFAHVPLIHGKDKARLSKRHGATNLIDYKDEGFHPEAFINYLARLGWAHGDQEIFTKEEMFELFDLKNVGKSPSIFDLEKLTWLNGHYMKTLPEPTVVERLRPFLDKMDIDTGDGKRLAAVVSLLKERAKTLKEMAAMASVYFTDTFDYDEAARAKFLNPETKPVLEAFLAGFIALPSLDPEAQRLLVEGIAKEHNKKLVGVAQPIRVALTGRTVSPGIFEVIEILGKETVEKRIKKAIDSIQ